In the Gossypium raimondii isolate GPD5lz chromosome 9, ASM2569854v1, whole genome shotgun sequence genome, one interval contains:
- the LOC105798761 gene encoding uncharacterized protein LOC105798761, whose amino-acid sequence MMAGPNPPKQPSSSSNNHRKSRWESSSSTANKNPSSTTADHKSYTKPSPSTRTGPPPSSAAQNKSQSDPNQAHPPFPFPDPAALGPPPPPAYGFHMLERRTIVLYDGSVRSYFALPPDYQDFPTRPILGPRDFGSPSMGFRDNRDYWNSPSDGPGPLKRKYGDEGKDLREEKKEKIYTLGPGGSDRLTGMSSPLGNEETRVAKYMRVGGGFQNNNAGFNHKHLEVDQSALKKAFLHFVKAVFENTGQKKNYLEDGKQGRLQCLACGKFNAKFRSSKDFSDMHGLIMHTYYSDNADLRVDHLGLHRALCVLMGWNYSKAPDNSKAYRFLPADEAVSNQEDLIMWPPVVIVHNTITGKGKDGRMEGLGNKAMDSKLRDLGFGSGKCKSMYGREGHLGITVVKFASDQSGLIDAVRLAEYFEKENRGRKAWSHLQPLTLGKDDDDKNPNLVKVDERNGEKKRIFYGYLGTVADLDKVDFDMRNKVVIESRREHKGPR is encoded by the exons ATGATGGCGGGACCGAATCCGCCAAAACAACCGTCATCCTCCTCCAACAACCACCGCAAATCCCGCTGGGAATCTTCCTCTTCCACCGCCAATAAAAACCCCTCCTCCACAACCGCCGACCACAAGTCCTACACCAAGCCCAGCCCATCCACCAGGACTGGCCCACCTCCAAGCTCCGCTGCTCAAAACAAGTCACAATCCGACCCCAATCAAGCTCATCCCCCCTTCCCCTTCCCCGATCCTGCCGCCCTTGGCCCTCCGCCTCCACCGGCGTATGGATTCCACATGCTGGAGCGTCGGACAATCGTCCTTTACGACGGTAGCGTCCGCTCCTACTTTGCTCTCCCGCCCGATTACCAGGACTTTCCGACTCGACCCATACTCGGACCTCGTGACTTCGGTAGCCCATCAATGGGCTTCCGCGATAATCGCGATTATTGGAATTCGCCGAGTGACGGGCCTGGCCCGTTAAAGAGAAAGTACGGCGATGAAGGCAAAGACCTAAGAGAggagaagaaggaaaagatCTACACTTTGGGGCCAGGCGGGTCAGACCGCCTAACTGGAATGAGTAGCCCGCTTGGAAATGAGGAAACTAGGGTAGCCAAGTATATGAGAGTTGGTGGGggatttcaaaataataatgcgGGGTTTAATCATAAGCATTTGGAGGTTGATCAAAGTGCTCTAAAGAAGGCGTTTTTGCACTTTGTGAAGGCAGTTTTTGAGAATACGGGGCAGAAAAAGAATTACTTGGAGGATGGTAAACAAGGGCGGCTTCAATGCTTGGCTTGTGGCAAGTTTAATGCCAAATTTAG GTCCTCTAAAGACTTCTCTGATATGCATGGTCTGATAATGCACACATACTACTCAGATAATGCTGACTTGCGTGTGGATCACTTAGGCTTACACAGGGCTCTATGTGTGCTAATGGGATGGAACTACTCAAAGGCTCCTGATAATTCAAAGGCCTATCGGTTCTTACCTGCAGATGAAGCAGTCTCAAACCAAGAGGATTTGATTATGTGGCCTCCTGTGGTGATAGTACATAATACAATTACAGGAAAGGGTAAAGATGGGCGCATGGAAGGTTTGGGGAACAAAGCAATGGATAGCAAACTAAGAG ACCTTGGGTTTGGAAGTGGCAAGTGCAAGTCCATGTATGGTAGAGAAGGTCATCTCGGTATTACAGTGGTCAAGTTTGCCAGTGATCAGTCAGGCCTGATCGATGCTGTCAGGCTCGCTGAATACTTTGAGAAGGAAAACCGTGGTCGCAAGGCTTGGTCCCATCTACAGCCCTTGACTTTAGGGAAGGATGACGATGATAAAAATCCCAATCTTGTGAAGGTGGATGAGAGGAATGGAGAAAAAAAGAGGATCTTTTATGGCTACCTCGGAACCGTTGCTGATCTGGACAAGGTTGATTTTGACATGCGGAACAAGGTTGTGATTGAGAGTAGGAGAGAGCATAAAGGACCCAGGTAG